One window of Neorhodopirellula lusitana genomic DNA carries:
- a CDS encoding beta strand repeat-containing protein: protein MFGLSDTSLFANRPTRKPQRSSTRKSSSRRRRSTISQLIGERLEDRRVLASYIVNTAADVVAEDGMVSLREAILSANNNAAENADTVAGDSGATITDTIEFAEGLTTITLGSELAISDSVAISLGDSTSQTISGGNASRIFSIVANGETGAATSVSISGLTLSDGIADSGGAIFVSTGQTLSLDSVTLTDNVATGSGPDAGGGALFNDGGIVTVVDSTISGNTAAASASVALTGAEEVPMVSTTTSGDATFVYDAATNTFSIDLLVTGLEVADESDDIPLVTGAHLHLGEVGANGDVIVNLDAANFTTEDDGGIRLQLTDAAFPAENVADLIAGGLYINVHSDANPSGEVRGQLVFPTTMGSGGGLFNRGGSLSVTNSTIANNVASRAGGGIESAGGNLTLTGVDLTDNVAGPEGFASPGNGGGLHISGMGDVTITNGIVSGNTAAREGGGLWNSVGIMTIDGTTITGNTASGDAADDGGGGVFNNGGTLTVSNATITGNAADGTLGSGGGIFSTAGDVTVGSTQIGGANAAVGNTANRAGGGIEVVDGKVTLNFGTDVSSNHAGINGGGLHSTGAAVVTSNLAIFASNTADSEGGGLWNSSTGTLDINGGAISSNVASGDESDNGGGGVFNDGGSVTIDDAAIALNVADGTAGSGGGILNDGGSLTIGGVTNIANNRANRAGGGIEATAGSTTILTGVKLDSNNAGVSPATAAPGNGGGLHISGSGNATITGGTVDNNTAASEGGGLWNGGGTMTVDGTSISGNVASGDDADNGGGGIFNNGGELIVVSAIITGNVADGTSGSGGGSLNLGTASFVNTTISGNTANRAGGGVEVTSGSTTTFQSVTLNFNVAGPADTAAPGNGGGLHISGNGVVSIADTTVDGNTAANEGGGLWNSPAGTLDVLRSTVSNNSSGDGGGIFNQGTTGDITVTNSTIAGNTASVAGGGIASEGANVTLTSVTIADNTAATGGGVSAGTSVVTAINSLIADNHATTSPDLDGTLTSNGNNLIGDTTGTTLIGSDASDVLDMDPLLAALADNGGPTQTIALLTGSPALDAGVAAGLMTDQRGIARPQGPAIDIGAFESDLAATEDPTTLSIAPTTADQNEGDSGATAFTFTITRGGNTQGETTVQYTVSGTGSSPAAQTDFDGGVFPTGTVSFADGEVTQLLTINVLGDNGIEQDERFSVTLSNPSGDTTIATAVANGTILDDDFVEIQTNIFVPRFIARPHVIPGNNAPTAIIFQAVSSTIVTVTPVATASASETFRILDGNTNPISSFTNGVATATIEAGELYAVVFEAQTSQRIYTIRSSAGEDALLNTSPTNIFQPTDTNGSGETTAVDALQVINELNRQDSVGEGEPLLSAASNFLDVNRDAKVSPLDALTVINHLNSQNRTPSSSEGELVVAPALETNPGSSSLVMTTDEGALDAFFAEDELPQNPVSFETLAPSPTLVATEAQTDSIFNDQEYSNSSLDAELSVDIELLASGS, encoded by the coding sequence ATGTTCGGACTTTCAGACACCAGCCTGTTCGCCAATCGACCAACCCGCAAACCGCAACGATCCTCGACCCGAAAGAGTTCTTCCCGACGGCGACGGTCGACGATCAGCCAGTTGATTGGTGAAAGACTGGAAGATCGTCGAGTCCTGGCGAGCTACATCGTCAACACCGCTGCTGATGTGGTCGCCGAAGATGGAATGGTCAGTCTGCGGGAAGCGATTTTGTCCGCCAACAACAACGCCGCCGAGAACGCGGACACGGTCGCTGGTGATTCAGGTGCGACGATCACTGATACGATCGAATTTGCCGAAGGTCTGACCACGATCACACTGGGTAGCGAATTAGCAATCAGCGATTCGGTCGCGATTTCGCTGGGTGACTCGACGTCGCAGACGATCAGTGGTGGGAATGCTTCACGGATTTTCTCAATCGTTGCGAACGGCGAAACAGGCGCCGCGACATCTGTCTCGATATCGGGTCTGACTCTATCCGATGGGATTGCCGATTCTGGAGGAGCGATTTTTGTTTCGACCGGGCAAACGCTTTCGCTCGACTCCGTGACGCTAACCGACAACGTCGCCACCGGCAGCGGTCCAGACGCAGGCGGTGGAGCCTTGTTCAACGATGGCGGCATCGTCACGGTGGTTGACTCCACAATCAGCGGGAACACTGCCGCCGCTTCGGCAAGCGTCGCACTGACCGGGGCCGAAGAGGTCCCAATGGTTTCCACCACCACAAGTGGTGATGCCACGTTCGTATATGACGCCGCAACAAATACGTTCTCGATCGACTTGCTCGTTACCGGTTTGGAAGTGGCCGACGAAAGCGACGATATCCCACTGGTCACCGGCGCGCACCTTCATCTTGGTGAAGTCGGTGCAAACGGCGATGTGATCGTCAATCTGGATGCAGCGAACTTCACTACAGAAGACGACGGCGGTATCCGACTACAACTGACCGACGCGGCTTTCCCTGCGGAGAACGTCGCCGACCTGATCGCTGGCGGGCTCTACATCAATGTCCACTCGGACGCCAATCCTTCAGGAGAGGTTCGTGGCCAGCTTGTCTTTCCGACAACGATGGGAAGTGGTGGAGGCTTGTTCAATCGCGGCGGCTCACTCTCGGTCACCAACTCAACGATCGCGAACAATGTCGCCAGCCGCGCTGGTGGTGGAATTGAATCCGCCGGTGGCAATCTCACACTCACCGGCGTGGACCTAACGGACAACGTCGCAGGTCCAGAAGGTTTTGCATCCCCGGGCAACGGAGGCGGTTTGCATATCAGCGGCATGGGTGACGTCACGATCACAAACGGAATCGTGTCCGGCAACACCGCTGCACGTGAAGGCGGCGGTCTATGGAACAGCGTCGGAATCATGACAATCGATGGCACCACCATCACAGGCAACACCGCTTCAGGCGATGCGGCCGACGATGGAGGCGGTGGCGTCTTCAATAACGGCGGGACGTTGACGGTCAGTAACGCGACCATCACTGGAAACGCCGCCGACGGAACACTCGGCAGCGGAGGCGGGATCTTCAGCACCGCCGGCGATGTGACAGTCGGTTCCACTCAGATCGGTGGAGCAAACGCTGCGGTTGGAAATACCGCAAACCGTGCCGGCGGCGGGATCGAAGTTGTCGATGGCAAAGTAACCTTGAATTTTGGCACAGACGTTTCGTCAAATCACGCCGGCATCAACGGCGGTGGACTGCACTCGACGGGCGCGGCCGTGGTCACTTCGAACCTTGCGATTTTCGCCAGCAACACCGCGGACAGCGAAGGTGGCGGACTTTGGAATTCGTCGACCGGAACGCTCGACATCAACGGTGGTGCGATTTCTTCAAACGTTGCCAGCGGTGATGAATCCGACAACGGTGGTGGTGGCGTATTCAATGATGGCGGCTCGGTCACGATCGACGATGCGGCGATTGCACTGAACGTCGCCGATGGAACCGCGGGAAGCGGCGGCGGAATTCTAAACGACGGTGGGTCCCTGACGATCGGTGGCGTTACCAATATCGCAAACAACCGAGCCAACCGGGCTGGAGGCGGCATCGAAGCGACCGCCGGTTCGACAACAATACTGACCGGTGTGAAACTTGACAGCAACAACGCAGGCGTCTCGCCCGCAACGGCTGCTCCCGGCAACGGTGGTGGGTTGCATATCAGTGGTTCCGGAAACGCCACGATCACCGGCGGCACCGTGGACAACAACACAGCCGCCAGCGAAGGCGGTGGCTTGTGGAACGGCGGCGGCACCATGACCGTGGACGGAACCTCGATTTCCGGCAACGTCGCATCCGGTGACGATGCGGACAACGGCGGTGGCGGCATCTTCAATAACGGTGGGGAGCTGATTGTTGTCAGTGCCATCATCACCGGCAACGTTGCCGATGGAACTTCGGGCAGTGGTGGCGGCAGCCTAAACCTAGGAACAGCGTCGTTCGTCAACACTACGATTTCAGGCAACACGGCCAATCGGGCTGGCGGGGGCGTTGAAGTCACAAGCGGTTCGACGACAACGTTCCAAAGCGTCACGCTTAACTTCAACGTGGCCGGGCCAGCCGATACGGCGGCACCGGGCAACGGCGGCGGACTTCATATATCCGGAAACGGCGTTGTTTCAATCGCCGACACGACCGTCGACGGCAACACAGCGGCCAATGAAGGTGGCGGGTTGTGGAACAGTCCGGCCGGGACGCTCGATGTACTGAGGTCCACGGTCTCGAATAATTCATCCGGCGATGGCGGCGGTATCTTCAACCAAGGAACAACCGGTGACATTACCGTCACCAACTCCACGATCGCGGGAAACACCGCATCAGTTGCGGGAGGCGGGATTGCCAGCGAAGGTGCGAATGTAACGTTAACCAGTGTCACGATCGCTGATAACACGGCGGCGACCGGTGGCGGTGTCAGCGCCGGCACCAGTGTGGTCACCGCAATCAACAGCCTGATCGCGGACAACCACGCGACAACCAGCCCTGACCTGGATGGAACTCTGACCAGCAATGGCAATAACCTGATCGGTGATACGACGGGAACCACCTTGATCGGCTCCGACGCATCAGACGTTCTCGACATGGATCCATTGTTAGCCGCTTTGGCCGACAATGGTGGCCCGACGCAAACGATCGCATTGCTAACCGGCAGCCCTGCCCTCGATGCAGGCGTCGCTGCCGGACTGATGACCGACCAACGTGGAATAGCTCGGCCACAAGGTCCGGCGATCGACATCGGTGCTTTTGAATCGGATCTAGCCGCAACAGAAGATCCCACAACTCTTTCCATTGCCCCCACAACCGCCGATCAAAACGAAGGAGACTCGGGAGCGACAGCGTTCACCTTTACAATCACACGAGGAGGTAACACCCAGGGCGAGACCACGGTTCAATACACGGTGAGCGGAACAGGAAGTAGTCCAGCGGCGCAGACCGACTTCGACGGAGGCGTTTTCCCAACCGGCACCGTCAGTTTTGCAGACGGTGAAGTGACTCAACTTCTGACGATCAACGTCCTCGGTGACAACGGTATCGAACAGGATGAACGGTTCAGTGTGACGCTTTCCAACCCCAGCGGTGACACCACGATCGCGACGGCGGTTGCGAACGGAACGATTCTGGATGATGACTTTGTCGAAATTCAGACCAACATTTTCGTCCCCAGATTCATTGCCCGGCCGCATGTGATTCCCGGCAACAACGCGCCAACGGCAATCATCTTTCAAGCGGTATCCAGCACGATCGTGACAGTCACCCCTGTCGCCACCGCATCGGCCAGTGAGACCTTTCGGATCCTGGATGGAAACACCAATCCGATCAGCAGCTTTACCAACGGAGTCGCGACGGCAACGATCGAGGCAGGAGAGCTTTACGCGGTGGTGTTCGAGGCTCAAACATCCCAACGAATCTACACCATTCGCTCGTCCGCTGGCGAGGATGCTCTGCTCAACACTTCGCCGACGAACATCTTCCAACCAACGGACACCAACGGCAGCGGTGAAACAACGGCGGTCGATGCGTTGCAGGTGATTAACGAACTGAACCGTCAAGACTCTGTCGGGGAGGGTGAACCGCTCCTGAGTGCGGCAAGCAATTTTCTTGATGTCAATCGCGACGCCAAGGTCTCACCGCTCGATGCACTCACCGTCATCAATCACCTGAATAGTCAAAACCGCACTCCATCCTCGAGTGAAGGCGAATTGGTGGTTGCACCAGCGCTGGAAACGAATCCAGGTTCGAGCTCGCTAGTGATGACCACTGACGAAGGTGCGTTAGACGCCTTCTTCGCCGAGGATGAGTTGCCGCAGAACCCTGTCTCATTTGAAACGTTGGCACCCTCCCCTACTTTGGTAGCGACTGAAGCACAGACTGACAGCATCTTCAATGACCAGGAGTATTCCAATTCGTCACTCGATGCCGAACTCTCGGTCGACATCGAGCTACTGGCTAGTGGTTCCTAA
- a CDS encoding phosphatase PAP2 family protein: MLRPSPRVFCAAICLVAGIGLGIACVVTQGPLPGDIAITKTLQSLLGPEPSWAAPVTRTAKHPFVWVVLTLGCGLAYIRGGWRAPAATLIAFAVVKGLDAVMRASFHAPKPIADWVAIASPSDSSGFPSTFGLVYAAIFGGVLFAYAKPDWKSTIIAVAAAIMIVIGSVSRIVLGGHWTSQLAASILIAFAIVMITYRLLETKRETTAPPEND, translated from the coding sequence TTGTTACGCCCCTCACCCCGCGTGTTTTGTGCCGCCATTTGCCTCGTTGCGGGTATCGGACTGGGAATCGCATGTGTCGTGACGCAGGGTCCTTTGCCCGGTGACATCGCGATCACCAAGACGTTGCAATCCCTGCTCGGGCCCGAACCGTCCTGGGCCGCCCCCGTCACTCGGACGGCCAAGCATCCCTTCGTTTGGGTCGTTCTGACGCTCGGATGCGGGTTGGCTTATATCCGGGGCGGTTGGCGTGCTCCGGCAGCGACGTTGATTGCATTCGCGGTGGTGAAAGGTCTCGACGCGGTCATGCGGGCCTCTTTCCATGCCCCCAAACCAATTGCCGATTGGGTCGCCATCGCCTCACCCAGCGATTCGTCGGGATTCCCTTCCACCTTCGGACTGGTCTACGCCGCAATCTTTGGTGGCGTGCTCTTCGCCTACGCAAAACCGGATTGGAAATCCACCATCATCGCAGTGGCCGCGGCGATCATGATTGTCATCGGATCGGTTTCCAGGATCGTGCTCGGCGGCCACTGGACCAGTCAGTTGGCGGCCAGCATCTTGATCGCCTTCGCAATCGTGATGATCACTTATCGATTACTGGAAACGAAACGTGAGACAACCGCTCCGCCTGAAAACGATTGA
- a CDS encoding 6-bladed beta-propeller, with translation MTPHQPCSTRRRFLVSSIATGAAMGVPAIHAGSKTAPAFHGAVIGHGDRRYRVDKLWCQADRDKHPVNDCHEMVQAADGRLFLVTNHRKNNILVFGSDGYVIDSWTLSSSSGHGLTIAAGSDSVEHLYVTCNDGKVVKTTLDGEVLLTLPTAQSCRAYKNSQSYTPTETAVDRDGNIYVADGYGSQFILKFNAEGQYESKFGGKSTRPIPRGKFLQAHGVAVDNRGDEPLLVCTERVRNEFNWFTMEGEHVKSVYLPGAYVSRPVIHGDLLYSGVCFGGKPSDHRMYTGRGFVTILDRENQVISNPGGTRPQYDDEGRLTMMLQDAAVFENCHDVCVDAEENLYVCQWNSNHVYTYKLHREA, from the coding sequence ATGACTCCACACCAACCATGTTCAACACGCCGCCGTTTCTTGGTGTCCAGCATCGCAACGGGAGCGGCGATGGGGGTTCCAGCCATTCATGCCGGAAGCAAAACCGCGCCGGCATTTCACGGTGCGGTCATAGGGCATGGCGATCGTCGTTATCGGGTCGATAAACTTTGGTGCCAGGCCGATCGTGACAAACATCCCGTGAATGATTGTCACGAGATGGTCCAGGCTGCCGATGGTCGCCTCTTTTTGGTCACCAACCACCGTAAGAACAATATTCTGGTGTTCGGCAGCGACGGGTATGTTATCGATTCATGGACGTTGAGTTCGTCGTCTGGGCATGGACTGACGATCGCAGCGGGATCTGATTCGGTAGAGCACCTGTACGTGACTTGCAACGATGGCAAGGTCGTCAAAACTACGCTCGACGGTGAGGTTTTGCTCACACTTCCGACCGCCCAAAGTTGTCGGGCTTACAAGAATAGCCAAAGCTACACGCCGACGGAGACCGCAGTTGATCGTGACGGCAATATCTATGTGGCGGACGGCTATGGTTCGCAGTTCATCTTGAAGTTCAATGCCGAGGGGCAGTACGAGTCTAAGTTTGGTGGTAAATCAACAAGGCCAATTCCACGCGGCAAGTTTCTGCAGGCGCACGGCGTGGCCGTGGACAATCGCGGTGACGAGCCTTTGTTGGTTTGCACCGAACGTGTTCGTAACGAATTCAATTGGTTCACGATGGAAGGCGAGCACGTGAAGTCGGTGTACCTGCCGGGAGCCTACGTGAGTCGCCCGGTCATTCATGGAGACTTGTTGTATTCAGGCGTTTGTTTCGGCGGTAAACCAAGCGACCATCGCATGTACACCGGTCGTGGGTTTGTCACTATTTTGGACCGCGAAAATCAGGTGATTTCCAATCCCGGTGGAACGCGACCGCAATACGATGACGAAGGACGTTTAACCATGATGCTGCAAGACGCGGCCGTGTTCGAAAACTGTCACGACGTATGCGTGGACGCTGAAGAGAATCTCTACGTTTGCCAGTGGAACAGCAACCACGTCTACACCTACAAACTGCACCGCGAGGCGTAG
- a CDS encoding FecR domain-containing protein, producing MSDEEFERLTTLYLEGVLDDNELELLGQELDRSPVRVRQFNDVRVLTGLIHEHGQNSSELEFPIAEPRSVASRGWMKSKWLFLAAQGCLAASILLAISFLPSLFSPSPVATLISGENASWESSLPTATGSDLVPGLLDLKTGIATIQFRSGVEVTLQGPASLELMTPMRGRMLAGKARIDVPDSGIGFVMETPNGYAVDHGTEFSVSVDPSANRSKFKVIEGEISVYVASTGENARLTGVGKAVTVESDLLVKGKSVEAELGPDPGPKVLIVGTGGREGSAIRNDRREYLQPKYLTVNRLFNRAWDRRSFFAFDLSDVDLDKAESVSLRLNLVPFPYGFFSSLPELNQYAVYGLTNQAKADWQNDSSWEDSPSPDDGVFVGMFEVPRSQQQGSFAICNDKLLQFLVEHGETEATFVVVRENLPIKPNDVPCHAFAGLPHPEANGPQLELSLREGEPRASENASKMLDTPLID from the coding sequence ATGAGTGATGAAGAATTTGAACGCCTGACCACACTTTATTTAGAAGGCGTTCTCGATGACAACGAACTCGAGTTACTCGGCCAGGAGCTGGACCGTTCACCGGTGCGAGTCAGGCAATTCAATGACGTCCGCGTGTTGACCGGTCTGATTCATGAGCACGGCCAGAACTCTAGCGAGCTCGAGTTTCCTATCGCTGAACCCCGGTCCGTCGCATCGCGTGGTTGGATGAAGTCGAAATGGTTGTTCTTGGCGGCGCAGGGATGTCTTGCCGCTTCGATCCTGCTGGCGATCTCTTTCTTGCCAAGTCTTTTCTCTCCATCTCCGGTGGCGACTTTAATTTCCGGAGAGAACGCCTCTTGGGAAAGTTCATTGCCAACCGCGACCGGCTCGGACCTCGTACCGGGATTGCTGGATTTGAAGACGGGAATCGCTACCATCCAATTTCGTTCCGGTGTTGAAGTTACCCTGCAGGGACCGGCCAGCCTGGAATTGATGACGCCCATGCGAGGCCGAATGTTGGCCGGGAAGGCAAGGATTGACGTGCCGGACTCGGGCATCGGCTTCGTCATGGAGACGCCCAATGGCTACGCGGTCGATCACGGCACGGAGTTTTCTGTCAGTGTCGATCCTTCGGCAAACCGGTCAAAGTTCAAAGTCATCGAAGGTGAAATCTCCGTTTACGTTGCGTCGACAGGTGAAAATGCGCGTCTGACCGGCGTGGGCAAAGCGGTCACGGTTGAATCCGACTTGCTTGTGAAAGGCAAATCAGTCGAAGCGGAACTGGGACCGGATCCCGGGCCCAAAGTGTTGATTGTCGGAACCGGCGGCCGCGAAGGTAGCGCGATCCGAAATGACAGACGGGAATACCTGCAACCGAAGTACCTGACCGTGAACCGCCTGTTCAACAGAGCCTGGGATCGGCGGTCGTTCTTTGCGTTTGATCTTTCGGATGTCGATCTCGACAAGGCCGAGTCGGTCTCGCTGCGTCTGAATCTGGTCCCCTTTCCTTATGGGTTCTTCAGTAGCCTTCCCGAGCTCAATCAATACGCGGTGTATGGGCTCACCAATCAAGCAAAGGCCGACTGGCAAAACGATAGTAGCTGGGAAGACTCTCCTAGTCCGGACGACGGTGTTTTCGTCGGGATGTTTGAAGTTCCTCGCAGTCAGCAACAAGGAAGTTTTGCGATCTGCAACGACAAGCTGCTGCAGTTCCTAGTCGAGCATGGTGAAACAGAAGCGACCTTCGTCGTCGTCCGAGAGAATTTGCCAATCAAACCTAACGATGTTCCGTGTCACGCGTTCGCTGGCCTGCCGCATCCGGAAGCGAATGGCCCTCAACTCGAACTGAGCCTGCGGGAAGGCGAACCGCGGGCGAGCGAGAACGCGTCGAAGATGCTTGATACGCCGCTGATCGACTGA
- a CDS encoding RNA polymerase sigma factor yields MNRSEMLSVLMLDRTKQVALAWSILRQSQLAEDAYQDMLVKVFENEDLFEGPRHLRDWSWKVLRHRCYEFIRQQNHRPSLLDESILDLVDAELESRDIDEVNQRVDALHHCLANLTVKSQDVIRLRYAEGLTGIQVAEKLGRTPDTVYKALQRIYGALGECIQGRLGCVDHGDATL; encoded by the coding sequence ATGAACCGAAGTGAAATGCTAAGCGTTCTGATGCTGGATCGGACAAAACAGGTTGCCCTGGCGTGGTCAATCTTGCGCCAGTCCCAACTTGCTGAAGATGCCTACCAGGACATGTTGGTCAAGGTCTTTGAAAACGAAGACCTTTTCGAAGGCCCAAGGCATCTTCGTGACTGGTCGTGGAAGGTACTTCGACACCGCTGTTACGAATTCATCCGTCAACAGAATCACCGCCCTTCGCTTCTCGATGAGTCCATTCTTGATTTGGTGGATGCCGAGCTTGAGAGTCGCGACATTGATGAAGTCAATCAAAGGGTCGACGCACTCCATCATTGCCTCGCGAACCTGACGGTGAAGAGTCAAGATGTGATTCGGCTTCGCTATGCCGAAGGTCTCACGGGCATTCAAGTGGCCGAGAAACTGGGACGCACACCCGATACGGTCTACAAAGCACTCCAGCGAATTTACGGTGCCTTAGGTGAATGCATTCAAGGGCGATTGGGTTGTGTTGATCACGGAGACGCTACGCTATGA
- a CDS encoding rhomboid family intramembrane serine protease: MFLPYGTDAPVYHYPVATIGIIVTNLALFLFTGMGDYGAYDWLILEFDRINPLQWVTSAFMHASWSHLIGNMIFLWCFGLIIEGKLGWQRFGLLYLGLALADGAIGQMPMFLLTDGRGGALGASGVIFALLAVALIWAPANDIHFFYAWSYFFCGTIEIPICVVAFFYFAIEFLQVTWTGISMSTPMLHLLGMSVGIPFAIFMLKHDLVDCEGWDLFSRLGIPSTKTGRGAKLKGSASVNESTRRSCLATNTASTTGAAPTTKFTTNRAFVGSGESSGAKRDPGTKRDTRAKRDPGAKAFESFSQALHANRIEDAIESFSRLRDHSCVAAVPDPSLVAYANLLSKNDRHVQRILPLRYLSSRPSKYSNSACLQLAILYLRHSDDPQAAAEVLRSMRLPLNERIASTRKKLLREANTRLLAQQAGEAERVG, from the coding sequence ATGTTTCTACCCTACGGTACTGACGCTCCCGTCTATCACTATCCGGTGGCCACCATCGGTATCATCGTCACCAATCTTGCCTTGTTTTTGTTCACTGGAATGGGTGACTACGGGGCGTATGACTGGCTGATTCTCGAATTTGACCGGATCAATCCGCTGCAGTGGGTGACAAGTGCGTTCATGCATGCATCGTGGTCTCATCTGATCGGCAACATGATTTTCTTGTGGTGTTTCGGTCTGATCATCGAAGGCAAACTGGGCTGGCAACGATTCGGTCTACTCTATCTAGGGCTCGCGCTTGCGGACGGAGCCATTGGGCAAATGCCAATGTTCTTGCTGACCGATGGCCGCGGCGGTGCGCTGGGTGCCTCTGGCGTGATCTTTGCCTTACTCGCAGTGGCACTGATTTGGGCTCCCGCCAACGACATCCATTTCTTTTATGCCTGGAGCTATTTCTTTTGTGGCACGATTGAAATTCCTATCTGCGTGGTCGCGTTCTTCTATTTTGCGATCGAGTTCCTGCAGGTCACCTGGACTGGGATTAGCATGTCCACGCCTATGCTTCACTTGCTTGGAATGTCGGTCGGGATCCCCTTCGCAATCTTTATGCTGAAGCATGACTTGGTGGACTGTGAAGGTTGGGACCTGTTCTCGCGATTAGGGATTCCATCCACCAAGACTGGGCGAGGGGCCAAGCTGAAAGGTTCTGCATCGGTGAATGAATCAACCCGTCGCAGCTGTCTCGCGACGAACACCGCGTCAACAACAGGAGCCGCTCCAACAACTAAGTTCACGACGAACCGAGCTTTTGTGGGCAGTGGTGAATCATCGGGAGCGAAACGCGATCCCGGTACAAAACGAGATACTAGGGCAAAACGCGATCCCGGCGCGAAAGCATTCGAGTCCTTCAGTCAAGCGTTACACGCGAATCGTATCGAGGACGCGATCGAGAGTTTTTCCCGTCTACGCGATCACTCATGCGTCGCCGCTGTGCCCGATCCGTCACTGGTTGCCTATGCCAATCTACTGTCCAAAAACGATCGTCACGTCCAACGGATTCTACCGCTCCGCTATCTCTCTTCTCGTCCTTCGAAATATTCAAACAGCGCATGCTTGCAACTGGCCATCCTCTATCTGCGGCACAGCGACGATCCGCAAGCAGCGGCGGAGGTGCTGAGAAGCATGAGGTTGCCGTTAAACGAACGAATAGCCAGCACGCGGAAGAAACTCCTGCGAGAGGCGAACACCCGACTTCTCGCCCAACAGGCTGGCGAGGCGGAAAGAGTTGGGTAG
- a CDS encoding DUF1559 domain-containing protein, producing MLSKSRLKHGFTLVELLVVIAIIGVLVGLLLPAVQAAREAARRMSCSNNFKQIGLAIHNYHSAYNQLPVQRGGTDGGGYIGGHYVNSIIDNRLQLSFLVGITPFIEQSALWEHISNGDPTLSVWPNFYPPMGPTPNRATFVPWVTQIPGFRCPSDPGNGQPANARTNYAACMGDAIERVNSGAYNWDLTPPDSGRAQQVRASQRGMFVPMQTTKFRDVLDGLSNTLMCGEIPTDLGDNDVRTQPHIGNKPWATVMNTPNHCQQYRDPERPQFWNPTVNADLQNVSAVDKARGYQWASGFLLHTGFQAILPPNREFCVDNNQTANAQKSVQMHALGSIGSRHQGGAHVLMGDGAVKFITDSIEAGDQTAKTVRSINSSPSNPGAMSPYGLWGSLGTRASKEVIGEEF from the coding sequence ATGTTGTCAAAGTCTCGACTGAAGCATGGCTTCACGTTGGTGGAGTTGCTGGTAGTGATTGCCATCATCGGAGTGTTGGTCGGCTTGTTGTTGCCGGCGGTTCAGGCTGCTCGCGAAGCGGCTCGTCGGATGAGCTGCAGCAATAATTTCAAGCAAATCGGGCTCGCAATTCATAACTATCACTCCGCCTATAACCAGCTTCCGGTTCAGCGAGGCGGTACTGACGGGGGCGGCTACATCGGTGGACATTACGTAAACTCGATCATCGACAATCGTTTGCAGTTAAGTTTTCTTGTCGGAATCACTCCGTTCATTGAACAGTCAGCGCTTTGGGAGCACATCAGCAACGGGGATCCAACACTTTCAGTTTGGCCGAACTTCTACCCGCCGATGGGACCCACGCCCAATCGCGCGACGTTTGTACCTTGGGTTACCCAAATTCCAGGCTTCCGTTGCCCCAGTGATCCAGGAAACGGCCAACCCGCCAATGCACGAACGAACTATGCCGCTTGCATGGGCGATGCGATTGAAAGGGTCAATTCCGGTGCCTACAACTGGGATCTAACACCCCCGGACAGTGGCCGAGCACAACAAGTGCGAGCGTCGCAGCGAGGGATGTTCGTCCCTATGCAAACCACAAAATTCCGCGACGTGCTCGACGGTCTTTCCAACACGCTGATGTGCGGCGAGATCCCTACCGATCTCGGCGATAATGATGTTCGAACGCAGCCACACATCGGGAACAAGCCGTGGGCTACCGTCATGAACACCCCAAACCACTGTCAACAATACAGGGATCCAGAGCGTCCTCAGTTTTGGAATCCAACCGTGAATGCTGATCTGCAGAACGTCTCGGCCGTCGACAAGGCACGCGGCTACCAATGGGCGTCTGGGTTTCTACTGCACACTGGATTCCAGGCCATTTTGCCACCCAACCGAGAATTCTGTGTCGACAACAACCAAACCGCCAACGCCCAAAAGTCGGTGCAAATGCACGCCTTGGGTTCCATCGGCAGTCGGCATCAAGGCGGGGCACATGTGTTGATGGGGGATGGAGCGGTCAAGTTCATCACGGACTCCATTGAGGCCGGTGATCAAACCGCAAAGACCGTTCGCTCGATTAATTCGTCGCCATCGAACCCGGGCGCCATGAGCCCATACGGTTTGTGGGGTTCCCTCGGCACGCGTGCTTCGAAGGAAGTCATCGGCGAAGAGTTCTAG